GCCGCCGGCCTTTTCGACTACTACGCGGACCTTGAGTGGGACGAAGCCGAGCAACTCACACCGAGGGCGGACCGCACCTTGGAAGTCCAGAACAGGCCGGTCGGAATCGTCGGCACCATTACGCCGTGGAACTTTCCCATCTCGCTGCTCTGCGTCAAACTCGCTCCGGCCTTGGTGACCGGTTGCACGGTGATTGCCAAGCCTTCGCCCACCACGCCGCTTTCCACCATCGCCTTGGTCAACCTCCTCAACGAGGTACTGCCAGTCGGTGTGTTGCAAGTCCGCACCAGCTCCCGGCGCACAGTCAACGTTGCCCTGAGCACCTCTCCCGGCATCCGCAAGATCTCCTTCACGGGGTCCACCGATGTGGGCATCTCCATCGCCCAACAGGCAGCCCCCACCGTAAAACGCGTCACCATGGAACTTGGTGGTAACGACCCCGCCATCGTGCTTGATGATGCGGACATCGCCGTCACCGCCCGCGGCATCGTGGGCAGTGCCTTCCGCAACGCCGGCCAGGTCTGCATGGCAGTCAAGCGCGTGTACGTGCCACGGAACCGCAGCGCGGAACTGGCCGAGGCTATTGCAGCCGAGGCCGAACGCCACGTGCTGGGCCACGGCATCGCAGACGGCACCACCATGGGGCCAATGCACAATGAGTCCCAGCTCAAGCTGGTCCAGGGCCTGGTCGAGTCCGCCGTCGGGGCCGGCGCGCGCATCATTACCGGCGGCAGGCCCGGCTGTGACCTCCCCGGTTACTTCCTCTCCCCCACCGTGGTGGTCGACGCCGGGCCGGGTATGGACCTGGTGGAGCAGGAGCAATTCGGCGCTGCGCTGCCGATTGTGGCTTATGACAATCTCGAGGCGACGATTAGCGGGCTGAACGCCGGCGAGTTCGGGCTGGGGGCCTCCGTGTGGGGCAGGGACCAGGAGCGGGCCTACGCAACGGCTTCACGTATTGAGGCCGGTACGGTGTGGATCAATCAGCACACCCAGGTGGAACCCGATGCCCCGTTCGGAGGCTGGAAAGCGTCCGGGGTTGGCCGCGAGCGGGGCCGCTGGGGCTTGGAAGAGTACCTGGAAACCCGCGTTATCAATGCCCGCCCCCATTCCTAAGCCCGAAAAAACTCTTGCAGAAGGACTTTCCCGTGAGCGTCGAACTGATCACTCTTGGCACCGCCGCCGGCCCGGCCATCCGCGGACCTGAAGGCGGCATTTCCAGTGCTTTGGTGGTGGACGGCGCCTTCTACATGGTGGATTTTGGGCTGGGCTGTTCGCGTGCGGCCAATGAGGCTGGGCTGAGGGGCAAAGACTTCGTTGCGGGTTTTGTCACGCACCTGCACTCGGACCACGTCGTGGAACTTCCCGGCTTCCTGCTCTGGAACTGGGGAAACCCCGTGGAAGGCTTCACCCGTCCGGTTTCCATCGTCGGTCCGGGCAAGGACGGGACGCGCCCGGGCGGAGTGGGCCTTTCCGGCACAACAGAGCTTGTCGCCCATTCGCTGAAGGCCTTCTCCTATGACATTGATATCCGGGTCCATGATGAAGCGCGTCCGGATTTGGCTGCGCTTGTGCGCGCCGTTGATCTTGACACTCCTTCGGATGGATCACCGGAAGCTGCTCGGCCCTTTGACGTTTATGAGGACGATCGGGTGAAAGTGACAGGCATCCTGGTGGAGCATCCGCCCGTTCGCCCTGCCCTGGCGTTCCGTTTCGAGACGGACGCCGGCTCTGTAGTGTTCTCCGGTGACACCGCCGAATGCCAGGCCATGGTTACCCTCGCCAAGGGAGCAGACGTACTGGTGCACGAAGCAGTCAACCTGGACTTCTACGCGGACAAGGGCTTCGCCCCCGAATTCCTGAACCACCAGCGGATCGCCCACACTCCCCCTGAGGGTGCGGGCAGGATTGCCGCTGAAGCCGGCGTGGGCCGTTTGGTCCTTTCCCACCTGGCCGGCAGGGCAGAGCCGAAGTGGTGGCATGATCGCGTTTCCTCCACCTTCAGCGGCCCGGTTGATGTTGCCGTCAGCGGCCAACGCTTCAGGATCGACAGCCCCGTCTTGTCCCCCGCCTAGAAGACCCGCAAAGGAACCACCCGCACCTGCAGCAAGGATCGATGTGGCACTGCCGTCGCGCACTTCAGGTATTGATGGAACTACGACGACGGACGGCGCCTGGCTTGCCGTCGTCGCCGCAGGCATCGCGGCGGCCATGCACATCTGGAAACTTCCGTCAGCCCTTGCCGGTATACAAACCGAACTTGGAACTTCGCTGGTCCAGGCGGGATTGTTGCTCGGCATCATCCAGCTGGCCAGCATT
The Paenarthrobacter ureafaciens genome window above contains:
- a CDS encoding aldehyde dehydrogenase family protein; its protein translation is MTASQYEVHDPATLELVGHAPENTAEDVEAAVEAARAASAGWAADREARRSALRAGASLIRRRVDELASLLSREQGKPKAEAAGEFSVAAGLFDYYADLEWDEAEQLTPRADRTLEVQNRPVGIVGTITPWNFPISLLCVKLAPALVTGCTVIAKPSPTTPLSTIALVNLLNEVLPVGVLQVRTSSRRTVNVALSTSPGIRKISFTGSTDVGISIAQQAAPTVKRVTMELGGNDPAIVLDDADIAVTARGIVGSAFRNAGQVCMAVKRVYVPRNRSAELAEAIAAEAERHVLGHGIADGTTMGPMHNESQLKLVQGLVESAVGAGARIITGGRPGCDLPGYFLSPTVVVDAGPGMDLVEQEQFGAALPIVAYDNLEATISGLNAGEFGLGASVWGRDQERAYATASRIEAGTVWINQHTQVEPDAPFGGWKASGVGRERGRWGLEEYLETRVINARPHS
- a CDS encoding MBL fold metallo-hydrolase encodes the protein MSVELITLGTAAGPAIRGPEGGISSALVVDGAFYMVDFGLGCSRAANEAGLRGKDFVAGFVTHLHSDHVVELPGFLLWNWGNPVEGFTRPVSIVGPGKDGTRPGGVGLSGTTELVAHSLKAFSYDIDIRVHDEARPDLAALVRAVDLDTPSDGSPEAARPFDVYEDDRVKVTGILVEHPPVRPALAFRFETDAGSVVFSGDTAECQAMVTLAKGADVLVHEAVNLDFYADKGFAPEFLNHQRIAHTPPEGAGRIAAEAGVGRLVLSHLAGRAEPKWWHDRVSSTFSGPVDVAVSGQRFRIDSPVLSPA